A section of the bacterium genome encodes:
- a CDS encoding SpoIIE family protein phosphatase, with protein sequence MTSAVLRGREHTRIGVVDVVAEGPIAIANSRGGAPKGYLHTDPNEDVAGFLQGPGGAFLVVADGHSGFEASEVVVEHLLAFPAPQWTEADADFHTGWSRHALAALCDANLDILRERAEGLNLESETTLVATLVRPESRDLLYACVGDSHLFVATRGGVHELGARPGRPTPFLGSRKETPDTLHTRCQLGRHDLADALAVVCVTDGLSEQGIGVEDPAWAIGEAVTAAAELPAEMRAMGLARDICERACDAHRRQRAGDNVAAAVAWVGL encoded by the coding sequence ATGACGTCTGCTGTCCTGCGCGGTCGTGAGCATACCCGCATCGGTGTGGTGGACGTCGTCGCGGAAGGGCCCATCGCCATCGCGAACTCCCGGGGCGGCGCCCCTAAAGGCTATCTGCACACGGATCCCAATGAGGATGTCGCCGGCTTCCTTCAGGGGCCAGGTGGCGCCTTCCTCGTCGTGGCCGACGGCCACTCGGGCTTCGAGGCCTCCGAAGTGGTCGTGGAGCACTTGCTGGCCTTTCCGGCACCCCAATGGACCGAAGCCGACGCGGATTTCCACACGGGCTGGAGCCGCCACGCCCTGGCCGCCCTTTGTGACGCGAACCTGGACATCCTGCGCGAACGCGCCGAAGGCCTCAATCTCGAGTCAGAAACCACCTTGGTGGCGACCCTGGTTCGCCCGGAGAGCCGCGACCTGCTCTATGCGTGTGTGGGCGACAGCCACTTGTTCGTCGCCACCCGTGGCGGGGTTCACGAACTCGGCGCCCGACCTGGGCGACCGACGCCCTTCCTGGGTTCACGCAAGGAGACTCCAGACACGCTTCACACCCGCTGCCAACTCGGCCGTCACGATTTGGCCGACGCCCTCGCAGTCGTGTGCGTCACGGATGGCCTGAGCGAGCAGGGAATCGGGGTCGAGGATCCGGCCTGGGCCATCGGGGAAGCCGTCACCGCGGCTGCCGAACTGCCCGCCGAAATGCGCGCCATGGGCCTGGCCCGTGACATCTGCGAGCGCGCCTGTGACGCCCACCGACGCCAGCGCGCAGGGGACAACGTGGCCGCTGCGGTAGCCTGGGTCGGGCTCTAG